The Engystomops pustulosus chromosome 2, aEngPut4.maternal, whole genome shotgun sequence genomic interval GCCTGGGTTCCCTTCTCTCcaaggtgactggagcagatgacCAAAAACACCCATTGTGCTGTACTCAACTATACAAATCTGCTCCATTCATATTTGGGAGGGATGAGGGATTTGATGAGGTACCTGAGACCCCATGTGGTGATGTGGGCTTCTGTATCACCAaaactcccactgatcagcaagttagaccccatccacaggatagggcctttaACATTCTGTAAAGTTTAAGCTACAGTAATCACACGAAGGAGCTGCCAGtgcctgaattaaaaaaaatttctgaagattgatatttttttttttatacctgccCCCTATACTAGGTACAACCATATAGACTAGAGTGAGAAGGTTTATTTCAACCAAGACTGAATGTAACGCTCTTTCCATAGTTAATTCTGTGACAAACAAACCGATTGTAAATTTTGCATGTTTATTGAATCAATtgcagggcaaaaaaaaaaaataagttattttACAGATTGAAAGACATCACTTCTTGCTTGCTTTCTGGGCAGATTTGGTCATCTTCACAGAGCTTGCTACCTTCTTGTCCACCGCTTTAATAACACCAACTGCAACCGTTTGTCTCATGTCACGGACAGCAAATCGGCCTGCAAAATAGGAAAATCCAAGTCAGCAAATAATTAAGATGCAAATAATGGTACAGTTAGAACCACATTTACTATTGTGTTCAATAAAAAGGCAGAGTAAATGAGGCTACATACTAGATGACAGTGCACAACACCCAACAATCTTATGCTCAGATAGAAAACACTTCTGGAATTAGCTCATCTTGCACTGGAGGACTGTACTAGTCAAGATTTAACACAAGTCCTACTGAGCAGGGGAGTTCTCAACAAAAGCCATTTAGATGTTTCTTACCAAGGGGAGGGTATGCAGAGAAGGTTTCCACACACATTGGCTTCCCAGGAATCATTTCAACAATGGCTGCATCGCCAGACTTCAAGTTTTTGGGATTGTCCTCCATTTTCTTGCCTGATCGACGGTCAATCTTTTCCTTCAGCTCTGCAAACTTACACGCTATatgtgcagtgtgacagtccagTACTGGGGCATAGCCAGCGTTGATCTGTCCTGGATGATTGAGGATGATTACCTGTAGGCATTAGCAGATTGTTAGATACCttctataaatacagtagaagtggGCATTTGTATTAACAGGGCAAAGAGTTCAGTTTACCTGGGCTGTGAAACTGCCAGCCTCCATTGGTGGGTCATTCTTGCTATCACCAGCTACATTGCCTCTTCTGATGTCCTTAACAGAAATATTCTTAACATTGAATCCCACGTTGTCTCCAGGTGTGGCTTCTTGTAAAGCTTCATGATGCATTTCTACAGACTTTACTTCTGTCGTTACACTACCAGGTGCAAATGTTACAACCATTCCTGGCTTCAAGACTCCAGTCTCAACTCTTCCCACAGGAACTGTGCCAATACCTgcaatacattatattatattatattaataaggTGCTGATCAATAAGCAAGTTTCGTTGGCTGTGCCACATTGTCCAACTTACCGCCAATCTTGTAAACATCTTGCAGAGGAAGACGCAAAGGTTTGCTTAATGGACGGGTTGGTGGAATAATAGAGTCTAAAGCCTCTAGAAGTGTAACTCCGTTGGCATTTCCTTCTTTCCTTTCAATCTTCCAGCCTTTGAACCAAGGCATCTAAAATAGTCAAATAAGCAACACGAGTTAGTACGGGTGCCTACTCAATAACATTGAGGGTTGCATGTGTATTTTTTGGATGCATGCATCTGAAACACATGgagttttacatgttaccatccaTTTAGCTGCTTTGAAAGTTTGATTGCTGAAAGTGCAAGTAGCTGTGATAAAAATCGGGGCACAGCTGCTTACTCTTCCAGCAATAAAAAAAGATACTTTCAATCCAGCCAAACAAATGCACAAGTTTCTGGGATGCATCAAAAAACACCAAGATTGAAGGCAGTGTTGTACATTAGTTCAACTACACAGTAACCCTAAAGTAGTGACCCAAAACCAGATTGCCCCCTAGGCAAGGCCCAAAACACCAAGCCGGAAGAGCACCGCTTCATGTCGATTTCTCTCACATGTCAGAGACTGTTGGCCCATGTTGGAAAATGGAAAAGGTGTTGGCCATCAAAATATTTTATTCTAGAAGTAGTATCGCTCATGAAGTGAGTTTTGAATACATGTTGCACAGGTTTAAGAGCCCACTGCCTTGTTATACCAGTATTGCATTGGTACAAGTCTACAGATACTTACATTGCTGCTAGCTTCCAACATGTTGTCCCCATGCCAGCCAGAAATGGGTACAAAAGCAACTGTTGCTGGGTTGTAGCCAATTTTCTTGATATAGGTGCTAACTTCTTTGGTTATTTCCTCAAATCTCTTCTGGCTGTATGGAGGCTCTGTAGAATCCATCTTGTTCACACCAATAATTAACTGTTTCACTCCTAGGGTAAAGGCCAGAAGGGCATGCTCTCGGGTCTGCCCATTCTTTGAAATTCCAGCCTCAAATTCTCCCACTCCAGCAGCTACAATAAGCACAGCACAATCTGCCTGCAAGGTGAAAGAAATAGATTACAAGTGTCCATATCCTAAAGTTTATTACTCATACATTTCTACATTAGCACTCTTCTTTATAGGTAAACTTCTCAAATAAAATTGGAATTAGggctctaaaataataaaatacactgATCTAAAGAAGTGTAGCAACAagcatagcagctgctttggagCCCATCAGTCCAAACAATACAAGCGAGTGGAGGATGCAGGCAGGAACACATTATGGTGCCACACATACACCAGTGAGGTGGAGGAGGCAGGAGATTTTCCCACTACCGCCAAAGCTGCCCATTGACAGAGGCCAACGATGAGTGGGGGCTTATATTTGTCAGTGCAAAGTTGTGCATTGCAGGCTAATGGTCATACATAGCAGTACATATCACAGGACTTACCTGGGAGGTTCCGGTGATCATGTTCTTGATGAAGTCCCGATGTCCAGGGGCATCAATGATTGTGATGTAGTATTTGCCGGTCTCAAACTTCCACAGTGAAATATCAATGGTAATACCTCGCTCCCGCTCGGCCTTGAGCTTGTCCAGCACCCAGGCATACTTGAAGGAGCCTTTGCCCATCTGCAACAGATTACACAACTCATTGTAACGATCACATCCAGGCTCCAGCACATGTACCAAACCCACTAACCCATCACTGGCTTCCCGAACGGCACCAGAACCACTCGGAATAATCACTCGTCCCTGCAGAACCATAAGCTACCACTGACCTACGCACTGAGCCCACAACAGCCCGTCGCCCGCTCTCCTGTAACACTCACCTCCGCCGCTTCTTTCTCGAACTTCTCGATCGTCCTCTTGTCGATGCCGCCGCACTTATAGATCAAGTGGCCGGTTGTGGTGGACTTGCCGGAGTCGACATGGCCGATGACTACGATGTTAAT includes:
- the LOC140118503 gene encoding elongation factor 1-alpha, oocyte form; this translates as MGKEKIHINIVVIGHVDSGKSTTTGHLIYKCGGIDKRTIEKFEKEAAEMGKGSFKYAWVLDKLKAERERGITIDISLWKFETGKYYITIIDAPGHRDFIKNMITGTSQADCAVLIVAAGVGEFEAGISKNGQTREHALLAFTLGVKQLIIGVNKMDSTEPPYSQKRFEEITKEVSTYIKKIGYNPATVAFVPISGWHGDNMLEASSNMPWFKGWKIERKEGNANGVTLLEALDSIIPPTRPLSKPLRLPLQDVYKIGGIGTVPVGRVETGVLKPGMVVTFAPGSVTTEVKSVEMHHEALQEATPGDNVGFNVKNISVKDIRRGNVAGDSKNDPPMEAGSFTAQVIILNHPGQINAGYAPVLDCHTAHIACKFAELKEKIDRRSGKKMEDNPKNLKSGDAAIVEMIPGKPMCVETFSAYPPLGRFAVRDMRQTVAVGVIKAVDKKVASSVKMTKSAQKASKK